From Polynucleobacter sp. JS-JIR-II-b4, a single genomic window includes:
- a CDS encoding efflux RND transporter periplasmic adaptor subunit, producing the protein MKTIKFNKDSLKNVLPLVKKYVAIAKEFLITLYRKYQGLEKNQKRIVQVVLVIVILNFGFRIYGFISAKFRSEENAQRIVTVVMPVVGGAENSISFPGRLEAYLNAPIYSRVNGYMKKWDKDIGAEVKKGEILGRIEAPEVDQQLQQAKSDLIAAKSNEALAKISLTRWKNLFAEDAVSKQELDQKTTEYETRKSLRQIAEANLQKAEIFSDYKNIPAPFAGQVTERNIDVGALVTAGAGKPLFNVANIDKLRLFVNIPQVFMNDIQPGISARIRVPEFPEKVFEAKVVRSAGAVNENSGTVLIEIEMDNQEHVLTAGEFAQVNIDLPSDRNIPRVPSSALIIRKNGAFLAEVGKDQKAVFTKVVIGRDFGQEVEVIGPITNQSKIINNPPDSLIAGEVVVLAKESNGNKAK; encoded by the coding sequence ATGAAAACAATTAAATTCAATAAAGATTCTTTAAAAAATGTCCTTCCATTGGTGAAGAAGTATGTAGCTATAGCAAAAGAATTTTTAATTACGCTTTATCGAAAATATCAGGGACTCGAAAAAAATCAAAAGCGTATAGTCCAAGTGGTGCTCGTGATCGTCATTCTCAATTTTGGATTTCGAATTTATGGGTTTATTTCCGCTAAATTTCGCTCTGAAGAAAATGCGCAAAGGATAGTTACCGTTGTTATGCCAGTAGTTGGCGGTGCTGAAAATTCAATCTCCTTCCCGGGTCGCCTCGAAGCCTACTTAAATGCACCAATCTATTCTCGTGTAAATGGTTATATGAAGAAATGGGATAAGGATATCGGTGCCGAGGTTAAAAAAGGTGAGATTTTAGGAAGAATTGAGGCTCCAGAAGTGGATCAGCAACTACAGCAAGCAAAATCTGATTTGATTGCTGCAAAGAGTAATGAGGCTCTAGCTAAGATCTCCTTAACAAGATGGAAGAATCTTTTTGCAGAAGATGCTGTCTCAAAGCAAGAGTTGGATCAAAAGACTACTGAATATGAGACTAGAAAATCTTTGCGTCAAATTGCTGAGGCAAATTTACAGAAGGCTGAGATCTTCTCAGACTATAAAAATATTCCAGCGCCGTTTGCTGGGCAGGTTACCGAACGCAATATTGATGTGGGTGCTTTAGTAACCGCTGGTGCAGGTAAGCCACTATTTAATGTTGCCAATATTGATAAGTTACGACTGTTTGTAAATATTCCACAGGTATTTATGAACGATATTCAGCCTGGTATTTCGGCAAGAATTCGTGTTCCTGAGTTTCCGGAAAAAGTATTTGAAGCGAAGGTAGTCCGTTCGGCTGGCGCAGTAAATGAAAATTCTGGAACGGTCCTCATAGAGATTGAAATGGATAATCAAGAACACGTCTTAACTGCTGGCGAGTTTGCCCAAGTCAATATTGATCTGCCTTCTGATCGGAATATTCCGCGGGTACCGTCTTCGGCTTTAATTATTCGTAAGAACGGAGCATTCTTGGCAGAGGTTGGTAAAGATCAAAAGGCGGTATTTACCAAGGTCGTGATTGGCAGAGATTTTGGCCAAGAGGTTGAGGTGATTGGTCCAATTACGAATCAGTCTAAGATCATCAATAATCCACCGGATTCATTGATTGCTGGCGAGGTAGTAGTGCTTGCAAAAGAGTCGAACGGAAATAAGGCGAAATAG